The genomic region CAAGCACTAACCTCGATGATATGAGAAAGTATCTTAATGTTTATGACAGGCCTATTCTGGGTACTATTATCAAACCAAAGATCGGACTTACAGCAACCGAGTACGCTGAACTATGTCATGACTTTTGGGTTGGGAGTGGTGATTTTGTGAAAAATGATGAACCACAAGCCGATCAAGATTTCGCACCGTTCACACAAATGGTTGATTCTGTACGACATGCGATGGATATGGCAGAAGATAAGACAGGACATACTAAGGTACACTCTTTCAATGTCTCTTCATCTGATTATGAAACGATGATAAAGAGAGCTGACTATATTCAAAAGATCATGAATCCAGGCAGTTATGCTTTCCTGATCGACGGGATCACAGCAGGTTGGATGGCCGTGCAGACCTTGAGGAGAAAATACCCTGACGTCTTCATACATTTCCACAGAGCAGGACACGGTGCATTTACCCGAAAAGAAAATCCATTTGGTTTCTCAGTGCCAGTATTGACCAAAATGGCACGATTAGCCGGTGCTTCAGGTATACATACTGGTACTGCTGGGGTTGGCAAGATGGATGGTGATTCAACAGAAGATGTAGAGGCTATGCAACAGGCTCTAAGACTAGAATCAAAAGGTTCCTATTTTGACCAGATATGGAGCAAAATACCTAATGAAGATGATGACGTACAAACAATGATCAGAGCCGAAAAGAGTCTTTGGGATGCTGGTGCACATGAACTTAGCAATATGCGTAAAGATGCCATGAAGGTCGAGGGACATACACTTCAGTTCGGTGCTGATTGGAGAGTGATGAACAGGATGTCTCCTATCGCATCAGGAGGTATGAATCCAGTATTACTACCTGAATTCATAGATACTGTAGGCACAATAGACTTCATAATCACAATGGGAGGTGGGATACATTCACATCCAATGATGACTACAGCAGGTATGCAAGCAGTAATGGAAGCTTTTCAAGCTTGGCAGGATGGAATTACGCTGAACGAAGCAGCTCATGATAAGAAAGGTCACGATACAGAACTTGAATCTGCGATCAGATACTACGACAAGCATGGAACTCAAGCTCATCGGGTGCCACAAACTGGTGCCCCCATAGACAATATTGATCCTACAAAGATTGATCAGGGAGGTAATGGACAGTAATAGTCAAAAACAAAAAACAACAAACAAACCTTTACCAGATAGACAAAGGAGGTTGATGTATCTTGTGAGATCGGGATTATATGTCTTACCGGTAGTTTTTCTTGTAGTTGGGTTTGTTGTACTTAGATTCCTATACCAACACAATCTTGTAAATTCAAGCTTTTCAGAATTCACCGATCGATCTCCGATCATCACAAGCAAGATACTAGGTAAACAGCGTATTGATCTAGATAACGAAAGTATTCCATTTAGAAGCGACGGCATAAGTTATGGTGCCACAGTGATACTTCAAGGTTTTGTTGAATCAAAAGAGGGTTCTGTACTACGGATCGTGAAAGGAGATAGCCAGGCAGTAAGTGTAAGACTTCCTGATACAGGATCTCTTAGTATCAGGTGTGTGGAACCAATAGATTGCGTATGTGAATCTTGTGTCCTTGATGATATCGTTCCAGGTACACTTATTGAGATCTTCAATACATATGATCCTATCAATGATGAAAATGTCCTTGATCAAGAGCCAATAATATCTAATGTGACGATCAGATGAAACTCGAGATCAAACAACTATCCCCCAAGATCATGATCATTATGACGATCGATCTTCTGATCGGTTTATTACTACTTCTCGGTCTTTTATGGGTGTATGGATCTGAAAGCATTATATCTTCATTGCCTATGAATCCAGCGATCCAGGATTCCAGTCTCTCGATATATCTATTGGATCAGGATAGATATGAGCTAATTATGCCTGATTCAAGTGATTCATTTGGTTACTATGGCTTCGTGCTAAGAGTACCGGGTCAACTCACCGAATATCTTTGTGATGGGGTACGAAAACAGATCGATCTCTCTATGATGTATCCGACCTGTACCAACGGGATACCAGAGATACTTGATTTCGATGGGGTTGAGGTCACTCCACCTGTAGCTATACAAACTGTTCAATGGAACACCTTCCAAGATTCTATTTCAGGAGGTTGTCAGATCGGATTCCAATATGGTTTGATTGATAAAGAGCAAACTGTTAATCTTACTTGTGAACGACCTCAATGATATACAAACAGAGGACATATCTCGCTTGTACAACGATCATACTGATGATCTTCTCTTTAGGGATGTTCTTGAGGACTCCGACCCCAACAAATGCTGCTTACGAGTGCTCACCTGGCACATCTGAAACGGGAACTTCTACCAACCCTTGTAGTTGTATTGTAAATGGACAATGGAATGTATATCCGAATGATGTTGGCTATTGTCGTGTAAACGATATTCCGAGTGATTGTATGAATTGTTGTGATAACAGTAATGGAGGATGTGGAGGAGGAGGAGGAAATCAGTGTTCGTGTACACCATCATGTATCGACCCAGCACAACCGCTGATAACAAATACAGTACAAGGTGATCCATCAGTGATCCAATGGACAGTTTCAAACTGGGGAAAGGACCAAGGACAGACGACATGTAATAACAATTCTTGTGAAAGAAGTGGATACTCTGGTGCTGGGTATTCTAAGATCTATGCAAACGGAACAGATGTGACCGAACATTGCCTAGAGGCCATAGGTAACGGATCTTCTGCAAAGGTCCCCGACAGCTCAAGCTCTGTTGAAACATGCTCATTGGATTATATAGGTCCAAATTGGCCTGGCACAACAGTTACTTTCAGGGTAGAGATACATAATGTAGACACATCTTGTGACACACCATCAACCACCGCAACAATGACATTTCCGGCTAATGATCGACCGTATTGTGTGGATCTTGATATTGCTGGTGGTAGAGTTGCAGGTGATCTAGTAGGAATAGATCTAAACGCTCCACTTACATTGAGCTTTACAGCTGGCGAAAATGATTCGTACGGTCCTCCCGGGATGCTTGATCTTTGTTATGCAGTGAGAAACCAATCTCTAGCATTTTACTCCACTCCGGGGGACAATGCTTCTTGGGTTTGTATAGGGCCACAATATGACACTTCAACATACACCGTAAACACAACTCTTCAGCAATTGATCAATAACTACAACATCACATCACAAACAAATCCCTCAGATCTCCAACAAGCTATTACTCGATATGGATTTATTTTCACAACCAATGTTGTTGATAATATTTCTGATCAGTTCTGTACGACAAACCTTGCTTGGAACAACGGATCTGGTACTTGGGGACCTCCATTCCCATCCGGTACCTGTGATGGAGGGAATTGTCGTGGAAGTATTTTCAACAATCCACCTTCTATCGATGCAGTATCACAGAACAGTACCATCTACATAGGTACATCAATTGATTCAGACAATGGTTATCAGTGTCAGGACAATAACCCGTACACCTATCAGATGACAGTTTCTGACCCTGATGGTTCGTCAGACATTAACCTACTACATATAGACCTAGCTTCGGACTCAGCATTACTCGATCCCGATCCTAACTTTGTGGGACAAGGGCATTGGGAGATGCGAGCAAGTTTCGGAAAAACCCACTACGGTACTCCAAATGTATTTGCCTTGAGAGATATCAATCCAGATACAGGTACTTTTTGTTATCGTGCAGATAGAAGTTTGGAACCTATTGGAAACGCAAATACACAGTGTATGAAACTGAACGATGGACACAATTGGGAACAAGCGACACTGCTATCCAATCAAACGATGCCAAGTTCAGGAGTTCCTGTCGACATCTACTACCTACAGAATGATATCGAAGTTTATGGTGGTGGACATATCACACGCATGAAGGGTTCGACAGATTGGAGATCTGCTACCTACGTGGCTTATGAAAGAAATGGCGACAGGGTATTTATGAATTATGTCATCGAATTTCTTGATGACGGATCGTATCATTGGAATGGCTCGTATAATCAGATCTACTATGTCCGTGACATAGTCGGTCATAGGACAATTGCTCCGGGTGAAGATAGAACCATAGATCTCCCGGGAGAGAGTATCGTAAATGTAAATAACAGAAGTGCACACCACAAGCTTGGTCGCTCTATTGTTGATCTAAGGTATCCGGAGATCCAAGTAGGAACTCCAGTTGTACAGACAGCACGAGTTATGCGTATCAATTGGTCTGCCAGTGATGCAGATTCTGGTGTCAATAGAGTCTTTGCAGAATCAGGTTTTACAGGAGTACCCCCTGCAAATAACCCTTCATCACCGATCAGTGATCTAACAGCAATTTCATCAGGAGACCCACAAATTGCATCTGCTTATGATGCAGGTCTCTACACCCCTGTTGGGGATCCATTCCTATGGAATATGGTCGACATAAATCAGAATAATGTGAGCCGATCAGAAGATATTGACATAATTGACAATGATGAAGGGACTTTTGACTTCAATGCATACACACAGGACAGAGCATGCAACGCTAACACATTTATAATGAACGAACAGCTTGATCTTCCATGGATCGCCACTATGGGAGGACTTGTGTATTCATTCAGTTCACCAGAGATTGTTGTTACAAGCTATGCAGATACTGGTAATATAGCACCTGATATCAGTACATCTTCACCATTCGACTTTAAAAAAGAAACAGTCGACTTATCCACCGAATGGCTAGGGACAGGAGTTACAACTGCTGATGATAGATTTATCAAGAAATACAATCAAACATACGCCTTTGGAAATCGTTTCTACTCAGATGATAATAACGATGCTGGTTACTGGATCGACTACTTGAATGATCTTCTGGATTACAAACTCGGAATATATCCTGATGAGTATCAAGAACTTGCATACGGAAATGCAACTCTCTCTGGAAATGTAAGTACCCAGGGTTGTGATACAGATAAAAAGTGTGTCATCAGACGTACAGGGAATCTGACGATCAATGGAAATCTTACCTGTGATCGTAAAACAGCTCTTATTGTATATGGTGGATCCTTAACTATCAACGGAGATATACTTTTACCCGCAGGAGATCAAACAAACGGCTGTATCATACTGGTGACAGGAGATGTGATCGTGAGTGCAGGTCAGTATCTATCCAGTACTGGGTCCCCTCCAAGATACGATACCTTGAACG from Candidatus Nomurabacteria bacterium harbors:
- a CDS encoding ribulose-bisphosphate carboxylase, whose protein sequence is MQEQYLSLGNRDVFNGQYMLAAYKIIPYGGVTLADAATEVAAESSTGSNLKVGSATPFSMTMDALVYELDEENHMAYIAYPWRIFDSGGNIQNIMTFIAGNIYGMGNLAGCKLMDVQFPSQMLTKYDGPSTNLDDMRKYLNVYDRPILGTIIKPKIGLTATEYAELCHDFWVGSGDFVKNDEPQADQDFAPFTQMVDSVRHAMDMAEDKTGHTKVHSFNVSSSDYETMIKRADYIQKIMNPGSYAFLIDGITAGWMAVQTLRRKYPDVFIHFHRAGHGAFTRKENPFGFSVPVLTKMARLAGASGIHTGTAGVGKMDGDSTEDVEAMQQALRLESKGSYFDQIWSKIPNEDDDVQTMIRAEKSLWDAGAHELSNMRKDAMKVEGHTLQFGADWRVMNRMSPIASGGMNPVLLPEFIDTVGTIDFIITMGGGIHSHPMMTTAGMQAVMEAFQAWQDGITLNEAAHDKKGHDTELESAIRYYDKHGTQAHRVPQTGAPIDNIDPTKIDQGGNGQ